A genome region from Setaria italica strain Yugu1 chromosome III, Setaria_italica_v2.0, whole genome shotgun sequence includes the following:
- the LOC111256624 gene encoding uncharacterized protein LOC111256624, which yields MESGRRATGVVALVAMMVVLQLMAAPTAMARSLQDTTPVLSLNRIARELSSQGDIQCGQTCFWIPCLDLGCSCKDNICYRLSLEGERDECGEGIKKELGISRNILVRVTKPRWQANQNEKSSSNQLVTFLQLEVSVSCWDKSQEKMKV from the exons ATGGAGAGTGGCAGGAGGGCTACCGGTGTCGTGGCATTGGTGGCCATGATGGTGGTTCTGCAGCTCATGGCAGCTCCGACGGCCATGGCCCGCTCGCTGCAGGATACCACCCCCGTCCTGAGCTTAAACAGGATTGCAAGGGAATTGTCTTCGCAGGGTGATATCCAATGTGGGCAAACTTGTTTTTGGATACCGTGTTTGGATCTCGGGTGCAGCTGTAAGGACAATATTTGCTACAG GTTAAGTTTAGAAGGAGAGAGGGACGAATGTGGGGAAGGAATCAAGAAGGAACTCGGCATCAGTCGAAACATCTTAGTTCGTGTAACCAAACCAAGGTGGCAGGCAAATCAAAACGAGAAGTCTTCAAGCAATCAACTCGTGACCTTCCTACAGCTCGAAGTTTCGGTTTCGTGTTGGGACAAAAGTCAAGAAAAGATGAAGGTCTGA